In Patescibacteria group bacterium, the sequence GGATGCAAAAAAAGATTGGTTCTTGGCTTAGGGGGCAAGTTATTTTAATGATAATCATCGGTATCCTATCCTACATCGGACTTTTGATTTTAGGGGTCAGGTATGCTTTATTACTGGCGCTATTTGCGGGTTTGATGGAAATTATTCCGTATATTGGCCCGATTTTTGGCGCTGTGCCCGCGGTTTTTATCGCCCTTACCCAGTCGCCGATAAAAGGTCTTTTGGTGATTGTCTTGTATCTTATCATTCAGCAATTAGAGAATAATTTAATTGTGCCCAAGATAATGAAGCGGGCAGTAGGGCTTAACCCGATTGTGGTGATTTTAGTAATT encodes:
- a CDS encoding AI-2E family transporter, with the protein product MQKKIGSWLRGQVILMIIIGILSYIGLLILGVRYALLLALFAGLMEIIPYIGPIFGAVPAVFIALTQSPIKGLLVIVLYLIIQQLENNLIVPKIMKRAVGLNPIVVILVILIGGKIAGIVGALIAVPVATAFSVMLKDFLDLRKQGESGNKNKII